The genomic segment ACGATGCCGTGGCGGCCGTGCGCCCGGCGTCCTTGTCGCCCTCGCGTGCGGGCGATTTCATGCAGTGCCCGTTGCTGTACCGGTTCCGGGTGATCGACAAGCTGCCCGAGAAGCCGAGTGAGGCGGCGACGCGGGGCACTTTGGTGCATGCGGTGCTGGAGCGGCTCTTCGACGCGCCCGCGGGCGAGCGCACGGCGCCGCGGGCCAAGTCGCTCATTCCGGGGCAGTGGGACCGGCTGCGGGAGGCGAAGCCGGAGCTGTCGGAGCTGTTCGCGGACGATCCCGAGGGCGAGCGGATGGCGCGCTGGCTCTCGGACGCGGAGAAGCTGGTGGAGCGCTGGTTCACGCTGGAGGATCCGACGCGTCTCGAGCCCGCCGAGCGGGAGCTGTTCGTGCAGGCCGAGCTGGACTCGGGGCTGAAGCTGCGCGGGATCATCGACCGGGTGGACGTGGCGCCCTCGGGCGAGGTCCGCATCGTGGACTACAAGACGGGCAAGGCTCCGCGTCCCGAGTACGCGGAGGGCGCGCTGTTCCAGATGAAGTTCTACGCGCTGGTGGTGTGGCGGCTGAAGGGTGTGGTGCCGCGCCGTCTGCAGCTCGTGTATCTGGGCAGTGGTGATGTGATCACGTACGACCCGGTGGTGGCGGACCTGGAGCGGGTGGAGCGGAAGCTGCTCGCGCTGTGGGAGGCGATCGAGCTGGCGACGGAGACGGGGAACTGGCGGCCGCAGCCGACGAAATTGTGCGGTTGGTGCGATCATCAGGCGGTCTGTCCCGAATTCGGCGGGACTCCCCCGCCGTATCCGCTTCCTGTGAGGGCGCCCGAGTCGGCGGAGGGCGAGCAGGGCAGAATGGGCGCGGGCTAGCTGAAGGAGAGACACGTGGCCATCCGCGTCCTACTGGTCGATGACCAGCCGCTGTTGCGCACCGGGTTCCGGATGATTCTGGAGGCCGAGCAGGACATCGCGGTCGTCGGCGAGGCCGGAGACGGCCTGCAGGCTCAGGATCAGGTGCGGGCGCTGCAGCCCGACGTGGTCCTCATGGACATTCGTATGCCGCGGATGGACGGGGTCGAGGCGACGCGGCAGATCACCGGTCCGGGCCGGGACGGTCCGGCGAAGGTGCTGGTGCTGACCACGTTCGACCTGGACGAGTACGTGGTGGAGGCGCTGCGCGCGGGTGCCAGCGGCTTCCTCCTGAAGGATGCTCCGGCGAACGAGCTGGTGCAGGCGATCCGGGTGGTCGCGGCGGGTGAGGCGATGCTCGCGCCGAGCATCACGCGCCGCCTCCTGGACAAGTACTCGGCGCATCTGCCGTCGGGTGACGAGCCGGTGCCCGACACCTTGCACACGCTGACCGACCGTGAGGTCGAGGTGTTGAAGCTGGTCGCTCGCGGGCTGTCGAACGCGGAGATCGCCGCGGACCTGTTCGTGAGCGAGACGACGGTGAAGACCCATGTGGGTCACGTGCTGACGAAGCTGGGGCTGCGCGACCGGGTGCAGGCGGCTGTGTACGCGTACGAGAGCGGTCTGGTGCGTCCCGGCGCGCAGTGACGCCCTGCGGGGTGTGAACGAGGAAGGGCGGCCGTCCCCCGAGGGGGCG from the Streptomyces venezuelae genome contains:
- a CDS encoding RecB family exonuclease; the encoded protein is METSSDDAVAAVRPASLSPSRAGDFMQCPLLYRFRVIDKLPEKPSEAATRGTLVHAVLERLFDAPAGERTAPRAKSLIPGQWDRLREAKPELSELFADDPEGERMARWLSDAEKLVERWFTLEDPTRLEPAERELFVQAELDSGLKLRGIIDRVDVAPSGEVRIVDYKTGKAPRPEYAEGALFQMKFYALVVWRLKGVVPRRLQLVYLGSGDVITYDPVVADLERVERKLLALWEAIELATETGNWRPQPTKLCGWCDHQAVCPEFGGTPPPYPLPVRAPESAEGEQGRMGAG
- a CDS encoding response regulator, with the translated sequence MAIRVLLVDDQPLLRTGFRMILEAEQDIAVVGEAGDGLQAQDQVRALQPDVVLMDIRMPRMDGVEATRQITGPGRDGPAKVLVLTTFDLDEYVVEALRAGASGFLLKDAPANELVQAIRVVAAGEAMLAPSITRRLLDKYSAHLPSGDEPVPDTLHTLTDREVEVLKLVARGLSNAEIAADLFVSETTVKTHVGHVLTKLGLRDRVQAAVYAYESGLVRPGAQ